A region from the Actinoplanes sp. OR16 genome encodes:
- a CDS encoding FAD-dependent monooxygenase, with the protein MPTPALRTPVLVAGAGVTGALTALELAHHGVPSMVIERAGGSSRFPDPMLISGRGMELLRRLGLNRPLRAEGMDPSCPVDVLWSREAGRPAVPVWRLPAPADLRQAYATSADGTAPIEPYLLINGPVLITRLRRSLHEHPLIDLRTRWTLTDVRADDGAVTTTVIDAAAGSRHVIESAYLAGCDGTESTVRRCAGVGLQQLGPSATRFTVYFRSPALTRTWRHPSVLITHGATVTGGHDGDSCVAHLRVTADDQDDVGDPGALLHHRLGLAHDPPQVMAVVQRTGAPSIARAYRQGRIFLAGRAGHQAGAPGGDVDLCIGDAVDLGWRLAATLHGWAGERLLAGYEDERRRDALADQRSAKRVRRTRARLDRLAESGADQDAIVDALRKHAPRLDPGGTGPAEMAGTTGHRSPAFPIAGGGQLFDRLGPQFTLADLTADQNGWPLVTAARTRGIPVRHLPIAGTRVPAAWPGRLVLIRPDQRVAWSADDLPADCDRVLSEVTGSRPVFYENT; encoded by the coding sequence ATGCCGACACCCGCCCTGCGTACGCCGGTGCTCGTGGCCGGAGCCGGTGTCACCGGTGCGCTCACCGCGCTGGAGCTGGCTCACCACGGCGTGCCGAGCATGGTGATCGAGCGGGCCGGCGGGTCGTCGCGGTTCCCGGATCCGATGCTGATCAGCGGCCGCGGCATGGAGTTGCTGCGCCGGCTCGGCCTGAACCGGCCACTGCGCGCCGAAGGGATGGATCCGAGCTGCCCGGTCGACGTGCTGTGGAGCCGTGAGGCGGGCCGGCCGGCGGTGCCGGTGTGGCGGTTACCGGCGCCGGCCGACCTGCGCCAGGCGTACGCGACGAGCGCCGACGGCACGGCACCGATCGAGCCGTACCTGCTGATCAACGGCCCGGTGCTGATCACGCGGCTGCGCCGGTCGCTGCACGAGCATCCGCTGATCGACCTGCGTACCCGGTGGACCCTCACCGACGTCCGCGCCGACGACGGTGCGGTGACGACCACGGTGATCGACGCGGCGGCGGGGTCGCGGCACGTGATCGAGTCGGCGTACCTGGCCGGCTGCGACGGCACGGAGAGCACGGTGCGCCGCTGTGCCGGGGTGGGCCTGCAGCAGCTCGGCCCGTCGGCGACCCGGTTCACCGTGTACTTCCGGAGTCCGGCGCTGACCCGCACGTGGCGTCATCCGTCCGTACTGATCACGCACGGCGCGACGGTGACCGGTGGTCACGACGGCGACAGCTGTGTCGCGCATCTGCGGGTCACCGCCGACGACCAGGACGACGTCGGTGACCCGGGCGCGCTGCTGCATCACCGGCTCGGCCTGGCCCACGATCCGCCGCAGGTGATGGCCGTGGTGCAGCGGACCGGGGCGCCGTCGATCGCCCGGGCGTACCGGCAGGGCCGGATCTTCCTGGCCGGCCGGGCCGGGCATCAGGCGGGCGCGCCGGGCGGCGACGTCGACCTCTGCATCGGTGACGCGGTGGATCTGGGCTGGCGGCTCGCCGCGACGCTGCACGGCTGGGCCGGTGAGCGGCTGCTCGCGGGTTATGAGGACGAGCGCCGCCGGGACGCCCTGGCCGACCAGCGGTCGGCGAAGCGGGTGCGCAGGACCCGGGCGCGGCTCGACCGGCTGGCCGAGTCGGGCGCGGACCAGGACGCCATCGTGGACGCTCTGCGCAAACACGCGCCGCGGCTGGACCCGGGCGGCACCGGTCCGGCGGAGATGGCCGGGACGACGGGTCACCGCTCGCCGGCGTTCCCGATCGCAGGCGGTGGTCAGCTCTTCGACCGGCTGGGACCGCAGTTCACCCTGGCCGATCTCACCGCCGATCAGAACGGCTGGCCGCTGGTCACGGCGGCGCGCACACGGGGCATCCCGGTGCGGCATCTGCCGATCGCCGGTACGCGGGTGCCGGCTGCCTGGCCGGGCCGGCTCGTGCTGATCCGCCCGGACCAGCGGGTCGCGTGGTCCGCGGACGATCTGCCGGCCGACTGTGACCGGGTGCTCTCCGAGGTGACCGGGTCACGGCCGGTGTTCTACGAGAACACGTGA
- a CDS encoding Pycsar system effector family protein, translating into MATPEPTDDAWRALQLQFDLVKHAETKAAATLASSGVLGGLLYSLVSQNKLGGVLFALLASLTAVAIVVAATAAGNALRPRMFRRHGSQNLLFYSTIADRFGHDADAFGREFSALLSDRGELLATITGQILSNANVAARKYHAVNVAIFTLLAALALMAATAAVGLTGW; encoded by the coding sequence ATGGCGACACCCGAACCGACCGACGACGCCTGGCGTGCCCTGCAACTGCAGTTCGACCTGGTCAAGCACGCCGAGACGAAAGCGGCCGCCACCCTGGCGTCCTCCGGCGTCCTCGGCGGCCTGCTCTACAGCCTGGTCTCGCAGAACAAGCTCGGCGGTGTGCTGTTCGCCCTCCTGGCGTCGCTCACGGCGGTGGCGATCGTGGTGGCCGCGACCGCCGCGGGCAATGCGCTGCGGCCACGGATGTTCCGCCGGCACGGAAGCCAGAACCTCCTCTTCTACAGCACGATCGCCGACCGATTCGGGCACGACGCGGATGCGTTCGGCCGGGAGTTCTCGGCGCTGCTGAGCGACCGTGGGGAATTGCTCGCCACGATCACCGGCCAGATCCTTTCCAACGCCAATGTGGCGGCCCGCAAATACCACGCCGTGAACGTCGCGATCTTCACCCTTCTGGCCGCACTCGCGCTCATGGCGGCCACCGCCGCGGTCGGCCTCACCGGCTGGTGA
- a CDS encoding Crp/Fnr family transcriptional regulator yields the protein MAESWAPGTFLGSLTPSVTGELLGLCARRRYPTGRVILREGSAGSHVVVLESGFVKVTTAVEGRATLLGIRLPGELLGEIGALTGSPRNATVTACGTTCVGVLARAVFEHFLRRHPEVSNLVMATIARQLTWANRRRSDFVAFPAEVRLARLLTEIAQACGRRRPDDTIEIVVPLSQPELAAMIAIARATVQKALHELRSRGLISTAYRRIVILDPEGLAELAS from the coding sequence ATGGCCGAGAGCTGGGCGCCCGGGACCTTCCTGGGCAGTCTCACGCCCTCGGTCACCGGCGAGCTGCTCGGCCTCTGCGCCCGGCGCCGCTATCCGACCGGCCGGGTGATCCTGCGGGAGGGGTCGGCCGGGTCGCACGTGGTGGTGCTGGAGAGCGGCTTCGTCAAGGTGACCACGGCGGTCGAGGGCCGGGCGACGCTGCTCGGCATCCGGCTGCCCGGTGAGCTGCTCGGTGAGATCGGGGCGCTGACCGGCAGCCCGCGCAACGCGACGGTGACCGCGTGCGGCACCACCTGTGTCGGGGTGCTGGCCCGGGCGGTGTTCGAGCATTTCCTGCGGCGTCACCCGGAAGTGTCCAATCTGGTGATGGCCACCATCGCCCGGCAGCTGACCTGGGCGAACCGGCGGCGCAGCGATTTCGTGGCGTTCCCGGCCGAGGTGCGGCTGGCCCGGCTGCTCACCGAGATCGCGCAGGCGTGCGGCAGGCGCCGGCCGGACGACACGATCGAGATCGTGGTGCCGCTGAGCCAGCCGGAGCTGGCCGCGATGATCGCTATCGCCCGGGCGACGGTGCAGAAGGCGCTGCACGAGCTGCGGTCGCGGGGGCTGATCAGCACGGCGTATCGACGTATCGTGATCCTCGACCCGGAGGGCCTCGCCGAGCTGGCTTCTTGA
- a CDS encoding transglycosylase domain-containing protein, producing the protein MSSWIRRRDHNIFVNGFVLLTCGLIAGIVVAAAAFPYAAMSGLTLRAGEEAFASLPTELRAFKAPQITRVYASDNKTQITQFYDEFRSDVPLKDMAQPMRDAMIAAEDREFYNHAGVDLKGVARALVNNNQGGPKQGASTITMQWVRMSLAYSATSPNEVVEATKDTPKRKVTEMKYALEVEKQLTKEQILERYLNIVPFGKQTYGIFAASRVYFDKAPKNLTLGQAAMLAAIVRAPSGYDPTTSDGYEALRQRRDSYVLPGMVEMGAITQAQADAAMKEPIPRKVRPMSNGCVSVAKNNWGFFCDYFYRWWMGREEFGATAYDRERRLKSGGYRITTTLDIKAQTKARGRIGDLISEKNKNALLLAAVQPGTGKVRLLAANRKFKLDDPGDPQNKISSDPAKARKGIRGSYPNTTNPLLSGGGDITGYQAGSVMKIFTLVAALEKKLPLAYTIKAEKRYKSGYVIDRGNDAACEGTHFWCPQNSGGGGEGVYNMWTGFGNSINTYFVPLEERIGAENAVSVAKRFGIQFREPDDAKLASPGYSHQWGAFTLGVSATTPLDMANAYATLAADGRYCPPTPIEQIATRDGDKLDVGRSQCSQATSPDVARAAVDAARCPVGDSAQLGRCGGSTAGDTRWVVGHPVFGKTGTTDRDKTASLIAGTTSLVVAGYLVNPDYQNHKDRLRHAQVNPAVYRTLADYMDGKPRVQFKKPENRKIAYGDRRSIPDVECDTLSRASRRLERAGFTVDIGQEVDSECPAGTAAGTDPSGRTVKGGVVVIQVSNGKTKEPELPELPDLPGLPPIFPLPTPTR; encoded by the coding sequence GTGAGCTCCTGGATACGCCGACGGGATCACAACATCTTCGTCAACGGATTCGTCCTGCTGACCTGCGGCCTGATCGCCGGGATCGTGGTCGCGGCGGCGGCCTTCCCGTACGCGGCGATGTCCGGGCTGACGCTGCGGGCCGGCGAGGAGGCGTTCGCGAGCCTGCCGACCGAGCTGCGGGCGTTCAAGGCCCCGCAGATCACCCGGGTCTACGCGTCCGACAACAAGACGCAGATCACCCAGTTCTACGACGAGTTCCGCAGCGACGTGCCGCTCAAGGACATGGCGCAGCCGATGCGCGACGCGATGATCGCCGCCGAGGACCGGGAGTTCTACAACCACGCCGGCGTCGACCTCAAGGGTGTGGCGCGGGCGCTGGTGAACAACAACCAGGGCGGGCCGAAGCAGGGCGCGTCGACGATCACCATGCAGTGGGTGCGGATGTCGCTGGCGTACTCGGCGACCAGCCCGAACGAGGTGGTCGAGGCGACGAAGGACACCCCGAAGCGCAAGGTCACCGAGATGAAGTACGCGCTCGAGGTGGAGAAGCAGCTCACCAAGGAGCAGATCCTGGAGCGCTATCTCAACATCGTGCCGTTCGGCAAGCAGACCTACGGCATCTTCGCGGCCAGCCGCGTCTATTTCGACAAGGCGCCGAAGAATCTGACGCTGGGCCAGGCCGCCATGCTCGCCGCGATCGTGCGGGCGCCGTCGGGTTATGACCCGACCACCTCCGACGGTTATGAGGCGCTGCGCCAGCGCCGCGATTCCTACGTTCTTCCCGGCATGGTGGAGATGGGGGCGATCACGCAGGCGCAGGCCGACGCCGCGATGAAGGAGCCCATTCCGCGCAAGGTGCGGCCGATGAGCAACGGATGCGTTTCGGTCGCGAAGAACAACTGGGGCTTCTTCTGCGACTATTTCTACCGGTGGTGGATGGGCCGGGAGGAGTTCGGAGCCACCGCGTACGACCGGGAGCGCCGTTTGAAGAGCGGTGGATACCGGATCACGACCACCCTGGACATCAAGGCGCAGACGAAGGCCCGGGGCCGCATCGGCGACCTGATCTCGGAGAAGAACAAGAACGCGCTGCTGCTCGCGGCGGTTCAGCCCGGCACGGGCAAGGTGCGGCTGCTCGCGGCGAACCGCAAGTTCAAGCTCGACGACCCGGGCGACCCGCAGAACAAGATCTCGTCGGATCCGGCGAAGGCCCGCAAGGGGATCCGCGGCTCCTACCCGAACACCACGAACCCGCTGCTGTCCGGCGGCGGTGACATCACCGGGTACCAGGCCGGCTCGGTCATGAAGATCTTCACGCTGGTCGCGGCGCTGGAGAAGAAGCTGCCGCTGGCGTACACGATCAAGGCGGAGAAGCGGTACAAGTCGGGCTACGTCATCGACCGGGGCAACGACGCGGCCTGCGAGGGAACGCACTTCTGGTGCCCGCAGAACTCCGGCGGCGGCGGTGAGGGCGTCTACAACATGTGGACCGGGTTCGGGAACTCGATCAACACGTACTTCGTACCCCTGGAGGAACGCATCGGCGCGGAGAACGCGGTCAGCGTCGCCAAACGTTTCGGCATCCAGTTCCGTGAGCCCGACGACGCCAAGCTGGCCTCGCCCGGCTACTCGCATCAGTGGGGCGCGTTCACCCTCGGCGTCTCGGCGACCACGCCGCTGGACATGGCGAACGCGTACGCCACCCTCGCCGCCGACGGCAGGTACTGCCCGCCGACGCCGATCGAGCAGATAGCCACCCGCGACGGCGACAAGCTCGACGTCGGCCGGTCCCAGTGCAGCCAGGCCACCAGCCCGGACGTGGCCCGCGCCGCCGTCGACGCGGCCCGCTGCCCGGTCGGCGACTCCGCCCAGCTGGGCCGCTGCGGCGGTTCCACGGCCGGTGACACCCGCTGGGTGGTCGGGCATCCGGTGTTCGGCAAGACCGGCACCACCGACCGGGACAAGACGGCGTCGCTGATCGCCGGCACGACATCGCTCGTGGTCGCCGGCTACCTGGTCAACCCGGACTACCAGAACCACAAGGACCGGCTGCGGCATGCGCAGGTCAACCCGGCGGTCTACCGCACCCTCGCCGACTACATGGACGGCAAACCCAGGGTCCAGTTCAAGAAACCCGAGAACCGCAAGATCGCGTACGGGGACCGGCGCTCCATTCCCGACGTCGAGTGCGACACGCTCAGCCGGGCCAGCCGGCGGCTCGAACGCGCCGGCTTCACGGTCGACATCGGTCAAGAGGTCGACTCGGAGTGCCCTGCCGGTACCGCGGCGGGCACCGACCCGAGTGGCCGCACCGTCAAGGGCGGCGTCGTGGTCATCCAGGTCAGCAACGGCAAGACGAAGGAACCGGAGCTCCCGGAGCTCCCGGACCTGCCGGGTCTTCCCCCGATCTTCCCGTTACCGACGCCAACCCGCTGA
- a CDS encoding helix-turn-helix transcriptional regulator → MHRDPAHPWTVATLAAEGQLSRAPFARRFTALVGRPPLSYLTWWRMTTAARLLRQDDTPLSAISSKVGYTSEFAFANAFKRQYGTAPGRYRRQA, encoded by the coding sequence ATTCACCGCGACCCCGCACATCCATGGACCGTCGCGACACTCGCCGCGGAAGGCCAGCTGTCACGTGCCCCGTTCGCCCGCCGCTTCACCGCCCTCGTCGGCCGGCCACCGTTGAGTTACCTCACCTGGTGGCGCATGACCACAGCCGCACGCCTTCTCCGACAAGACGACACCCCACTAAGCGCCATCTCCAGCAAAGTCGGCTACACCTCAGAATTCGCCTTCGCCAACGCATTCAAACGCCAGTACGGAACCGCACCAGGCAGATACCGCAGGCAGGCATAA
- a CDS encoding SRPBCC family protein encodes MATVYVETTVNVPAQRVWEAVADVGAVHRRLLPGRVADARIEGDVRILTMPDGAQVHELILAVDHDIRRMAYTVTGGQRLPLTYHHAAFQVYEEGDRSRLVWLTDVLPHAMAAVVKPRVERGIQEMRELLELTNADR; translated from the coding sequence ATGGCCACGGTCTATGTCGAAACCACCGTCAACGTCCCGGCGCAGCGGGTGTGGGAGGCCGTCGCCGATGTCGGCGCGGTGCACCGGCGGCTGTTGCCGGGCCGAGTGGCCGACGCCCGGATCGAAGGCGACGTCCGCATCCTGACCATGCCGGACGGGGCGCAAGTGCACGAGCTCATCCTGGCGGTGGATCACGACATTCGCAGAATGGCGTACACGGTGACCGGGGGGCAACGGCTGCCATTGACCTATCACCACGCAGCATTCCAGGTGTACGAGGAGGGTGATCGCAGCCGGCTCGTCTGGCTGACCGACGTCCTCCCACATGCCATGGCCGCTGTGGTGAAACCCCGCGTCGAGCGTGGGATCCAGGAGATGAGGGAACTTCTGGAACTGACGAATGCGGACCGATGA
- a CDS encoding beta-ketoacyl-ACP synthase 3 — protein MATPLQHRAGHSGSRILSVATYRPRTEVGNEPIAALIDSSDEWIRRRCGIESRRRAAPDEGLVMMAAAAASKALAGAGVDPRDVSAVLVATMSHRGRATTAAPLVADALGATAAAAMDLGAACAGFPYALATADALVRGGTAGHVVVVGAERMTDLIDERDRSTAFLFGDGAGAVVVGPSETRGIGPVVWGADGSKSEVLRYDEAGILRMAGPEVFRWATSVVPDVARRALDAAGVSADDLAAFIPHQANLRITSAAAKALGLGPHVTVATDIITNGNTGAASIPQAMAALPDTSGPALLVGFGAGLAYAAQVVTLP, from the coding sequence ATGGCCACCCCTTTGCAGCACCGCGCCGGACACTCCGGGTCACGCATCCTGAGTGTCGCCACGTACCGCCCACGGACTGAGGTGGGCAACGAGCCGATCGCCGCCCTGATCGACTCGAGCGACGAATGGATCCGCCGCCGCTGCGGCATCGAGTCGCGCCGGCGTGCCGCACCCGACGAGGGCCTGGTCATGATGGCGGCGGCGGCTGCCTCCAAGGCGCTGGCCGGCGCAGGCGTCGATCCGCGCGACGTGTCGGCCGTCCTGGTGGCGACGATGTCCCACCGCGGCCGGGCTACGACCGCCGCGCCCCTGGTGGCGGACGCGCTGGGTGCCACCGCGGCGGCGGCGATGGATCTGGGAGCGGCGTGTGCCGGATTCCCGTACGCGCTCGCGACCGCCGACGCGCTCGTGCGCGGCGGCACGGCCGGCCACGTCGTCGTGGTCGGCGCCGAGCGCATGACCGACCTCATCGACGAACGCGACCGCAGCACGGCGTTCCTGTTCGGCGACGGCGCGGGCGCGGTGGTCGTCGGCCCGTCGGAGACGCGCGGCATCGGCCCGGTGGTGTGGGGCGCCGACGGTTCGAAGAGTGAGGTGCTGCGGTACGACGAGGCGGGCATCCTGCGCATGGCCGGCCCCGAGGTGTTCCGCTGGGCGACCTCCGTCGTTCCCGACGTGGCCAGGCGCGCGCTGGACGCGGCGGGTGTCTCCGCGGACGACCTCGCGGCCTTCATCCCCCACCAGGCGAACCTGCGCATCACCTCGGCAGCCGCCAAGGCCCTGGGTCTCGGCCCGCACGTCACGGTGGCCACCGACATCATCACCAACGGCAACACCGGCGCGGCTTCCATCCCGCAGGCGATGGCAGCCCTGCCCGACACGTCGGGTCCCGCACTGCTGGTGGGCTTCGGCGCCGGCTTGGCGTACGCGGCTCAGGTCGTCACCTTGCCCTGA
- a CDS encoding SulP family inorganic anion transporter — MRRLGKDAVAGVVLGVESVPDGLASGLLAGVNPLAGLYAYMFGTLGGAVFTSSAYMAVQGTGAMGIIVADVPAVHGANDPAKALFTLAMLTGVIMVAAGLLRLGFVLRFVPNSVMVAFLSAVGVNIVLGQLSNFTGYEGNGVNRVLRALDTILHPGRLDWQSVATGAATILLILLFERTRIGTFGLVVAVVITSIAVPLLGWTGVRVVNDISEVPNALPTPVLPDFGIIPALLIPALALAFVGLLQGAAISAGFPNPDGKYPDASRDFIGQGAGNLTSGIFQGMPVGGSVSGTSLNRAAGARSRLSLIIAAVVMAIVVMAFADVVGQIVMPALAGLLMLIGLRTVKPASLQAVWRTGSIQKAVLACTFTLTMLIPLQYAVLAGVGLAVILHVIRQSNQVTIKRWQLDDDGNVVETDPPAVLSADEVVVLQPYGSLYFAAARVLEDQLPAPSEGNSVVIIRLRGREQLDTTFLGVLRRYAEALRADGSKLMLVSATDRVQKQLRVAGLTDLIEVYSGDERVGASTRRAYDDAIAWIHRG; from the coding sequence GTGAGAAGACTGGGCAAGGACGCCGTCGCCGGGGTGGTGCTCGGCGTGGAGAGTGTCCCGGACGGTCTGGCGTCCGGCCTGCTCGCGGGCGTGAACCCGCTGGCCGGCCTCTACGCCTACATGTTCGGGACGCTAGGCGGTGCGGTCTTCACCAGTTCGGCGTACATGGCCGTCCAGGGAACCGGCGCCATGGGCATCATCGTCGCCGACGTCCCGGCGGTGCACGGCGCGAACGATCCGGCGAAGGCGCTGTTCACCCTGGCGATGCTGACCGGCGTGATCATGGTGGCGGCCGGGTTGCTGCGGCTCGGGTTCGTGCTGCGGTTCGTGCCGAACTCGGTGATGGTCGCGTTCCTCAGCGCCGTCGGCGTCAACATCGTGCTCGGGCAGCTGTCGAACTTCACCGGCTACGAGGGCAACGGCGTCAACCGGGTGCTGCGCGCCCTCGACACGATCCTGCATCCGGGCCGCCTCGATTGGCAGTCGGTGGCGACCGGCGCGGCGACGATCCTCTTGATTCTTCTTTTCGAGAGGACCCGCATCGGTACGTTCGGACTGGTCGTGGCAGTCGTGATCACTTCGATTGCGGTCCCGCTGCTGGGCTGGACCGGGGTGCGGGTCGTCAACGACATCAGCGAGGTCCCCAACGCGCTGCCCACTCCGGTGCTGCCGGACTTCGGAATCATCCCCGCGCTGCTGATACCGGCCCTGGCGCTGGCGTTCGTCGGACTGTTGCAGGGCGCCGCGATCTCCGCGGGGTTCCCGAACCCCGACGGCAAGTACCCGGATGCGTCCCGCGACTTCATCGGCCAGGGCGCCGGCAACCTCACTTCCGGGATCTTCCAGGGCATGCCGGTCGGCGGTTCGGTGTCCGGGACGAGCTTGAACCGGGCCGCCGGCGCGCGTTCACGACTCTCGCTGATCATCGCGGCGGTGGTGATGGCGATCGTGGTGATGGCGTTCGCCGACGTGGTGGGCCAGATCGTCATGCCTGCTCTGGCGGGCCTGCTGATGCTGATCGGTCTGCGTACCGTCAAGCCTGCTTCTCTGCAAGCGGTGTGGAGAACCGGCTCGATCCAGAAGGCCGTGCTGGCCTGCACGTTCACGCTGACCATGCTGATCCCGCTGCAATATGCCGTGCTCGCCGGGGTGGGCCTCGCGGTGATCCTGCACGTGATCCGCCAGTCGAATCAGGTGACCATCAAGCGGTGGCAGCTCGACGACGACGGCAACGTGGTGGAGACCGATCCGCCCGCCGTGCTGTCCGCCGATGAGGTGGTGGTGCTGCAACCGTACGGAAGCCTCTATTTCGCCGCTGCCCGCGTCCTCGAAGATCAGCTGCCGGCGCCGTCCGAGGGCAACTCGGTGGTGATCATCCGGCTGCGCGGGCGGGAGCAACTCGACACCACGTTCCTCGGGGTGCTGCGCCGCTATGCCGAGGCGCTGCGGGCCGACGGGAGCAAGTTGATGCTGGTGTCCGCTACTGATCGGGTGCAGAAGCAGCTGCGGGTGGCTGGCCTGACCGATCTGATCGAGGTGTACAGCGGCGACGAGCGGGTCGGCGCGTCGACACGGCGTGCCTACGACGACGCGATCGCCTGGATCCACCGGGGCTGA
- a CDS encoding LuxR C-terminal-related transcriptional regulator, translated as MSILEPVGVGAAEEEVYRHLVTLRAATLDDLVKHIGRESAEIRAALDGLLERGLVGDEGAIGYVPAPPALSLGALIHQRQADLRAAELAVAALAEDYRTARPPADVVEVLTDRETVRRRFLQIQDAARHEVRSMVVPNLTIVPHRENTAEREALRRGVRYRALLDRGALAAPEMVTDVRASLAAGQQIRVVDVVPVKMMIVDEETAFLPLRTDRPESPASILIHRSGLLAVLIAFFETEWERAVPLPIGEDHPGDLDDLDRQVLGLLLAGLTDQAVAGQLGLSLRTVHRRIRQLMAKARVDSRVQLGWVAARKRWV; from the coding sequence GTGTCCATACTGGAACCGGTCGGGGTCGGGGCGGCGGAGGAAGAGGTGTACCGGCACCTCGTCACTCTTCGGGCCGCCACCCTGGACGACCTGGTGAAACACATCGGCAGGGAGAGCGCCGAGATCCGGGCGGCGCTCGACGGGCTCCTCGAGCGGGGGCTTGTCGGTGACGAAGGGGCGATCGGTTATGTGCCCGCCCCACCCGCGCTGTCGCTCGGTGCCCTCATCCACCAGCGGCAGGCCGACCTGCGCGCCGCCGAACTGGCCGTCGCCGCGCTCGCCGAGGACTATCGGACCGCGCGGCCGCCGGCCGACGTCGTCGAGGTGCTCACCGACCGGGAGACCGTGCGGCGGCGGTTTCTGCAGATCCAGGACGCCGCGCGGCATGAGGTGCGGTCCATGGTCGTGCCCAATCTGACGATCGTCCCGCACCGGGAGAACACCGCCGAGCGGGAGGCGCTGCGACGCGGTGTTCGTTATCGGGCACTGCTTGACCGGGGAGCACTCGCGGCGCCCGAGATGGTCACCGATGTGCGGGCCAGTCTCGCCGCCGGGCAGCAGATCAGGGTCGTCGACGTCGTACCGGTCAAGATGATGATCGTCGACGAGGAGACGGCTTTTCTGCCGCTGCGCACCGACCGGCCCGAGTCGCCGGCGTCGATTCTCATTCACCGCAGCGGGCTGCTGGCGGTGCTGATCGCGTTCTTCGAGACCGAGTGGGAACGGGCGGTTCCGCTGCCGATCGGCGAGGACCACCCCGGCGACCTCGACGACCTCGATCGGCAGGTTCTCGGGCTTCTGCTGGCGGGACTGACGGATCAGGCGGTGGCCGGTCAGCTCGGGCTGTCCCTGCGTACCGTGCATCGAAGGATCCGGCAATTGATGGCGAAGGCGCGGGTCGACAGCCGGGTGCAGCTCGGATGGGTCGCCGCCCGCAAACGATGGGTGTGA
- a CDS encoding N-acetyltransferase, translated as MPSHIRPLIAADVQAVVDLSLLAWEPVFVSFENVLGSTVFNLMYRPDWRTAQAAAVRTCCLADDAFVLNTDDGVTAGFVVLRQDREESLGIIEMIAVHPEHQRRGHGRALMEFAIRRLTDQGLALINVGTGGDPGHAPARALYEAVGFTGLPLVNYYLPRRAER; from the coding sequence ATGCCCTCGCACATCCGTCCGCTCATCGCAGCCGACGTGCAAGCCGTCGTCGACCTGTCCCTGCTCGCCTGGGAACCGGTCTTCGTCTCGTTCGAGAACGTCCTCGGATCCACTGTCTTCAACCTGATGTACCGCCCGGACTGGCGGACCGCGCAAGCCGCCGCCGTCCGGACGTGCTGCCTCGCGGACGACGCCTTCGTCCTGAACACGGATGACGGCGTCACGGCCGGTTTCGTCGTCCTCCGCCAGGACCGCGAAGAGTCACTGGGGATCATCGAGATGATCGCCGTGCACCCGGAACATCAGCGTCGCGGTCACGGCCGAGCCCTGATGGAATTCGCCATCCGGCGACTCACCGACCAGGGCCTCGCCCTGATCAACGTGGGAACCGGCGGCGATCCCGGGCACGCACCCGCGCGCGCCCTCTACGAAGCAGTCGGGTTCACCGGACTGCCGCTGGTGAACTACTACCTGCCTCGCCGGGCGGAGCGGTAG